Proteins from a single region of Methanotorris igneus Kol 5:
- the tfrA gene encoding fumarate reductase (CoM/CoB) subunit TfrA, with product MQTDILIIGGGGAAARAAIECRNKNVIIAVKGLFGKSGCTVMAEGGYNAVFNPNDSFEKHFYDTMKGGGFINNPKLVEILVKNAPKELKNLERFGCIFDRNEDGTIAQRPFGGQSFNRTCYSGDRTGHEIMSGLMEHICKLEKVKILEEVMAIKLIVKDNRCYGAIFLDLKSGEIFPIYAKATILATGGAGQLYPITSNPIQKTGDGFAIAYNEGVELVDMEMVQFHPTGMVGSGILVTEAVRGEGGILYNKFGERFMARYDKERMELSTRDVVARAIYTEIQEGRGVNGGVYLDVSHLDDEIIEERLETMLRQFLDVGIDIRKEPMIVAPTAHHFMGGVRINEKCECNIAGLFACGEVTGGVHGANRLGGNALADTQVFGAIAGKSAREFAEKPCSFAEVKDKVKEDIEKLCSEIQRENRAGENVYELIDNLRNIMWDYVSIIRDEEGLKTAIKKIGELKNQNVAINGDIEVQKYFELKNMLTVGEIVAKCALMRKESRGAHYRIDYPETKEEWKGNIIIDRKGMRFEKIESMPS from the coding sequence ATGCAGACTGATATTTTAATCATCGGTGGTGGAGGTGCAGCAGCAAGAGCTGCGATTGAATGTAGAAATAAAAACGTCATAATAGCAGTTAAAGGTCTCTTTGGGAAAAGTGGATGCACAGTTATGGCTGAAGGAGGTTATAATGCTGTTTTCAACCCAAATGATAGTTTTGAGAAGCATTTTTATGACACTATGAAGGGCGGAGGATTTATAAATAACCCAAAACTCGTGGAAATCCTTGTAAAAAATGCTCCAAAAGAACTTAAAAATTTAGAGAGGTTTGGATGTATTTTTGATAGAAATGAAGATGGAACTATTGCCCAAAGACCATTTGGTGGGCAGAGTTTTAATAGAACATGCTATAGCGGAGATAGAACTGGACATGAAATAATGAGCGGGCTTATGGAGCATATTTGCAAATTGGAAAAAGTCAAGATTTTAGAAGAGGTTATGGCAATAAAATTAATAGTAAAGGATAATAGATGCTATGGAGCGATATTTTTGGATTTGAAGAGTGGAGAAATTTTCCCAATCTATGCAAAAGCCACTATATTAGCAACAGGAGGGGCAGGGCAGTTATACCCAATAACTTCCAACCCAATCCAAAAGACAGGAGATGGTTTTGCAATAGCATATAATGAAGGAGTTGAGTTAGTTGATATGGAAATGGTCCAATTCCATCCAACTGGAATGGTAGGGAGTGGAATTTTAGTTACTGAAGCAGTTAGGGGAGAAGGAGGGATACTATACAATAAATTTGGAGAAAGATTCATGGCAAGATATGATAAGGAAAGGATGGAGCTCTCTACAAGGGATGTTGTTGCAAGGGCAATATATACTGAGATACAAGAAGGGAGAGGGGTAAACGGTGGAGTTTACTTGGACGTCTCTCATTTAGATGATGAGATTATTGAGGAGAGATTGGAAACAATGTTAAGGCAATTTTTGGATGTTGGTATTGATATTAGAAAAGAGCCAATGATAGTTGCTCCAACTGCCCATCATTTTATGGGAGGGGTTAGAATAAATGAAAAATGCGAATGCAATATAGCTGGTTTGTTTGCATGTGGGGAAGTTACTGGAGGGGTTCATGGGGCAAATAGGTTAGGAGGTAATGCCTTAGCAGATACACAGGTTTTTGGAGCAATTGCTGGAAAATCAGCGAGAGAATTTGCTGAGAAACCTTGTAGTTTTGCAGAGGTTAAAGATAAAGTTAAAGAAGATATTGAAAAACTATGCTCTGAGATACAAAGAGAAAATAGAGCCGGTGAAAATGTTTACGAACTTATTGACAACTTAAGAAACATCATGTGGGACTATGTTTCAATTATAAGGGATGAAGAAGGATTAAAAACTGCCATCAAAAAAATAGGTGAATTAAAAAACCAAAATGTTGCCATAAATGGGGATATTGAAGTTCAGAAATATTTTGAACTCAAAAACATGCTAACTGTTGGAGAAATTGTGGCGAAATGTGCATTAATGAGAAAAGAAAGTAGGGGGGCACATTATAGGATAGATTATCCAGAAACAAAAGAAGAATGGAAAGGAAACATTATTATCGATAGAAAAGGAATGAGATTTGAGAAAATAGAGAGTATGCCAAGCTAA
- a CDS encoding 4Fe-4S binding protein: MKVNYERCGYCGACVGVCDKMAIELVENLIIINNEKCTNCKLCMIVCPLNALVDG, encoded by the coding sequence ATGAAAGTGAACTATGAGAGATGTGGTTATTGTGGAGCATGTGTTGGAGTTTGTGACAAAATGGCAATAGAGTTGGTTGAGAACTTAATAATCATAAATAATGAAAAATGCACAAATTGCAAGTTATGCATGATTGTATGTCCGTTAAATGCATTAGTAGATGGATAA
- a CDS encoding NAD(P)/FAD-dependent oxidoreductase, translating to MRELMDSYDVVVVGAGPGGSMSAYASAKNGAKTLLIEKSQEIGEPVRCAEAIPSLDDFGIKPSPEFVRNEIKGGFLFAPNGKRVTVTQGKATGYVVERKIFDKFLAIRAAKKGAKIAIKSRVVGLEEEGDGWNVIVKHLDEEYAVKTKIVIAADGVESNVAEYAGLKAKKNPLDICSCAEYEMTNVELLDKNMMEFYFGNDIAPGGYLWIFPKGDTANVGLGVRGSKKKAIDYLNEFLENGLAKDRLKNATPVEFKVGGAPVGGPIEKTYDDGILVVGDAAGQISPLTGGGIYLAMDCGLIAGEVAGKAIKNNDWSEKVLSEYERRWKEKHYECLMSHLKYRKILEKMSDDELNALAEALGDNLDDIDLKKFVKRILTKKPSLIKYFKDLI from the coding sequence ATGAGGGAATTAATGGATAGTTATGATGTTGTGGTTGTGGGAGCAGGGCCTGGAGGGAGTATGAGTGCTTATGCTTCAGCAAAGAATGGGGCAAAAACACTTTTAATTGAAAAGTCCCAAGAAATCGGGGAGCCAGTTAGATGTGCTGAGGCAATTCCAAGTTTAGATGATTTTGGAATAAAGCCAAGTCCCGAATTTGTTAGGAATGAGATAAAAGGTGGGTTTCTATTTGCACCAAATGGAAAGAGAGTAACTGTAACACAGGGAAAAGCAACAGGTTATGTTGTTGAAAGAAAGATATTTGATAAGTTTTTGGCAATTAGAGCAGCAAAAAAGGGTGCAAAAATAGCCATAAAAAGCAGAGTTGTTGGTTTAGAAGAAGAAGGAGATGGATGGAACGTTATTGTTAAACATTTAGATGAAGAATATGCGGTTAAAACTAAAATTGTTATTGCTGCGGATGGAGTAGAGAGCAATGTGGCAGAATATGCTGGTTTAAAAGCAAAGAAAAATCCATTGGATATATGTTCATGTGCTGAATATGAGATGACCAATGTTGAATTATTAGACAAGAACATGATGGAATTCTATTTTGGAAATGACATAGCCCCAGGAGGGTATCTTTGGATTTTTCCAAAAGGGGATACTGCTAATGTAGGTTTAGGAGTTAGAGGGTCAAAAAAGAAAGCAATTGATTATTTAAATGAATTTTTAGAGAATGGTTTAGCAAAAGATAGGTTAAAAAATGCAACTCCAGTAGAGTTTAAAGTTGGGGGAGCTCCTGTTGGGGGTCCAATTGAAAAAACTTACGATGATGGAATTTTGGTTGTTGGTGACGCTGCTGGGCAGATAAGCCCTTTAACTGGTGGGGGCATTTATTTAGCAATGGACTGCGGTTTAATTGCTGGAGAAGTTGCAGGAAAGGCAATTAAAAATAACGATTGGAGTGAAAAAGTTCTTTCCGAATATGAGAGAAGATGGAAAGAGAAACATTATGAATGCTTAATGAGTCACTTAAAATATAGGAAGATTTTGGAAAAAATGAGCGACGATGAGTTAAATGCACTTGCAGAGGCGTTAGGTGATAATTTGGATGACATTGATTTGAAGAAATTTGTTAAGAGGATTTTAACAAAAAAACCCTCCCTTATAAAATACTTCAAGGATTTGATTTAA